One segment of Dolichospermum sp. DET69 DNA contains the following:
- the argJ gene encoding bifunctional ornithine acetyltransferase/N-acetylglutamate synthase: MADWQIITGGVTAARGYRAAGITAGLKASGLPDLALIVSDVEAIAAGVFTTSQVKAACVDYCQQVLQGKHSARAILCNAGQANAATGEQGIKDAQESADLLGKELGINPESILLASTGVIGQRIKMDILRGGIPKVVAALSETGSDTAAGAIITTDLITKSIALETTIGDRPVRIGGIAKGSGMIHPNMATMLAFVTCDAAVSSPLWQQMLTRAADRSFNSITVDGDTSTNDCLIALANGQSRTPAITEMGAEAQKLEAMLTFVCQHLAKAIARDGEGATCLIEVQVTGAHDELSARQIAKTIAGSSLVKAAIFGHDPNWGRIAAAAGRAGVPFEQENLSVKLGDILLFENGQPLAFDKAAASAYLKAAANGEYLQSDTVLIAVGVGNGHGSGKAWGCDLSYDYVKINAEYTT, from the coding sequence ATGGCAGACTGGCAAATAATTACTGGTGGTGTGACAGCAGCGCGGGGGTATAGAGCAGCCGGAATTACAGCGGGGCTAAAAGCTTCAGGATTACCGGATTTAGCTTTAATAGTATCAGATGTGGAGGCGATCGCCGCAGGTGTATTTACCACTAGTCAGGTCAAAGCCGCCTGTGTAGATTACTGCCAGCAAGTGTTACAAGGCAAACATAGTGCTAGGGCAATTCTCTGTAATGCGGGACAAGCTAACGCCGCAACAGGTGAACAAGGTATTAAGGATGCCCAAGAAAGTGCAGACTTGTTAGGGAAAGAGTTAGGTATTAACCCGGAATCCATTTTATTAGCTTCTACTGGCGTAATTGGTCAACGGATTAAAATGGATATCTTGCGTGGTGGTATCCCCAAGGTTGTGGCAGCACTTTCGGAAACAGGCTCAGACACAGCCGCAGGGGCAATTATTACTACAGATTTAATTACCAAATCTATCGCCTTAGAAACTACTATAGGCGATCGCCCTGTCCGAATTGGTGGGATTGCCAAAGGTTCAGGAATGATTCACCCCAACATGGCGACAATGTTAGCTTTTGTTACCTGTGATGCGGCGGTATCTTCTCCGCTTTGGCAACAAATGTTAACTAGAGCAGCGGATAGAAGTTTTAATTCTATCACGGTTGATGGTGATACAAGTACAAATGATTGTTTAATTGCTTTAGCAAATGGTCAGTCTCGCACTCCAGCAATTACAGAAATGGGTGCAGAAGCCCAGAAGTTAGAAGCTATGTTAACATTTGTCTGTCAGCATTTGGCAAAAGCGATCGCTCGTGATGGCGAAGGTGCAACTTGTTTAATAGAAGTACAAGTGACAGGCGCTCATGATGAATTATCAGCCAGACAAATCGCCAAAACCATTGCAGGCTCATCTTTGGTCAAAGCTGCCATTTTTGGACATGATCCCAATTGGGGACGGATTGCGGCGGCGGCAGGACGGGCTGGAGTTCCTTTTGAACAGGAAAATCTCTCAGTTAAATTAGGGGATATTTTACTGTTTGAAAATGGTCAACCTTTAGCTTTTGATAAAGCAGCGGCTAGTGCATATTTGAAAGCAGCAGCTAATGGTGAATATCTACAATCAGACACGGTGTTAATTGCTGTTGGTGTTGGTAATGGTCATGGTAGCGGTAAGGCTTGGGGTTGTGATTTAAGTTATGATTATGTGAAAATTAACGCTGAGTATACAACGTAA
- a CDS encoding YggT family protein yields MNLLITTLATFVSLYSYLLITRVLLTWFPTVDWSNQPFAALSQISDPYLNLFRSIIPPLGGMDFSPILAFLALNIVGSVLDSLARTTLVQGF; encoded by the coding sequence ATGAATTTACTAATTACAACCCTCGCTACCTTTGTCTCTCTGTACAGCTATTTGCTGATTACTCGAGTCTTGTTGACTTGGTTTCCCACTGTTGACTGGTCCAATCAACCATTTGCGGCTTTAAGCCAAATTAGTGATCCCTACCTCAATCTATTCCGTTCCATAATTCCCCCCTTGGGTGGCATGGATTTCTCCCCTATCCTAGCATTTTTGGCATTGAACATAGTTGGTAGTGTTCTAGATAGTTTAGCCCGTACCACCTTAGTCCAAGGGTTTTAA
- the upp gene encoding uracil phosphoribosyltransferase, which produces MTQQQLRVFVPPHPLIQHWLGVARDVATPSVLFRSAVTELGRWLTYEAAREWLPTQETTVQSPLAACPATFINPHIPVAVVPILRAGLGLLEGAQGVLPLASIYHFGLVRNEETLEPTCYLNKLPEKFAPETRVLITEPMLATGGSIMAVMAELTQRGVDPALTRIISVVVAPPALKKLAAIYPGLIVYTATIDETLNDQGYIVPGLGDAGDRIFGT; this is translated from the coding sequence ATGACGCAACAACAACTGCGTGTTTTTGTCCCACCCCATCCCCTAATTCAGCACTGGTTAGGAGTTGCCCGTGATGTAGCTACACCATCAGTATTATTTCGTTCTGCTGTTACTGAGTTGGGCAGGTGGCTCACTTACGAAGCGGCTAGGGAGTGGTTGCCAACCCAAGAAACAACCGTGCAAAGCCCCCTCGCTGCCTGTCCTGCCACTTTTATTAATCCTCACATACCTGTAGCTGTTGTACCGATTTTGCGGGCTGGGTTAGGCTTATTAGAGGGAGCGCAGGGTGTACTACCTTTAGCATCAATTTACCATTTTGGGTTGGTGCGAAATGAAGAAACTCTAGAACCTACTTGTTATTTAAATAAATTGCCAGAAAAATTTGCTCCGGAAACACGGGTGTTAATTACCGAGCCAATGTTGGCTACTGGAGGTTCTATAATGGCAGTAATGGCGGAATTAACTCAAAGAGGTGTTGATCCTGCTTTAACTCGCATTATTTCTGTAGTTGTTGCCCCCCCAGCTTTGAAAAAATTGGCTGCTATCTATCCTGGTTTAATCGTTTACACCGCTACTATTGACGAAACGCTTAATGATCAAGGGTATATTGTCCCGGGATTAGGGGATGCGGGCGATCGCATTTTTGGGACTTAG
- a CDS encoding muconolactone Delta-isomerase family protein, producing MLYHLDFHVEYPDNMNQQELFTLWSEEADVALQAKQAGIIVDLWKCIGTRRVIVIVDVPTPDTLDQILLDLPIMKKNGQKVQVEVTPLRKYEDFANDVKARLEQTK from the coding sequence ATGCTATATCATTTAGATTTTCATGTTGAATACCCCGATAACATGAATCAACAAGAACTATTTACCTTATGGAGTGAAGAAGCAGATGTTGCACTCCAAGCCAAACAAGCCGGAATAATAGTTGATTTATGGAAATGTATTGGTACTCGTCGTGTCATTGTCATTGTTGATGTTCCCACCCCAGACACACTAGATCAAATTCTTCTGGACTTGCCTATTATGAAAAAAAATGGCCAAAAAGTGCAAGTAGAAGTAACTCCTTTGAGGAAATATGAAGACTTTGCTAATGATGTCAAAGCTAGATTAGAGCAAACAAAATAG
- a CDS encoding UPF0182 family protein, with translation MFFMKAIKVFIVCLGLWLFLDIAAHVGAEIFWFQEVGYIEVLRQRLLSQGSIWLFIVSLSTVYLLGNLTLAQRLKYTPFSDSIPVEEIKISRRLMNFLSPQYPTTNQGSQWHNYTNKIKLRWLLPLILGLIFLLYLTLAHYGKIALSYWTDNFNQSGLSVPLLLRPEIILPLGKKIISQPWDLGLFGGLSLAILIYSKFFLRAIAIILSLGFGWILSQYWSKILLSFHPIPFDHAEPLFGKDISFYIFLLPIWELLGFWLIGLSLYGLISVILTYLLSANSLTQASFPGFSSPQLRHLSGLMGCLMLVVSLNYWLSRYQLLYSARGVSYGASFTDVKAQLPADTILCVLSVVIALYLLSLTIFWPQKFSHHRYRWVSYILGIYLIFIVTGNFILPITVQKIIVEPNELKREKPYITRNIALTRQAFNLDAIDSQTFNPIGKLTEADIKANDLTIRNIRLWDQEPLLKTNRQLQQIRPYYQFPDADIDRYLIKSNDNQEKQQVLIAARELNYQDVPPQAQTWVNRNMIYTHGYGFTMSPVNTVAAGGLPEYFVKDISKNGSVLNTSSPDIRESIPIGQPRIYYGEISDTHVMTGTKVRELDYPSGSDNVYNNYDGLGGIKINYLWKRWLFSIYLKDWRMLFTRDFLPETKVLFRRNINQRIRAIAPFLKFDSDPYLVVVDAQKDDQKLQFPGQENYLYWIVDAYTTSDRYPYSDTGKDGINYIRNSVKVVIDANNGTVRFYIADPQDPLITAWSKIFPQMFQPLGNLPPNLRSHLRYPVDFFKIQSERLMIYHMTDPQVFYNREDQWQIPNEIYGNETRKVEPYYLITSLPNVSFEEFILLLPYTPKQRTNLIAWLAARSDGENYGKLLLYNFPKERLIYGQEQIEARINQDPVISQQISLWNRQGSRVIQGNLLIVPIEQSLLYVEPIYLEATQNSLPTLVRVIVAYENRIIMARTLEQALQGIFQPELAPLPPIIRPLEEELPTR, from the coding sequence ATGTTTTTCATGAAAGCTATTAAAGTTTTTATAGTGTGTTTGGGTTTGTGGCTATTCTTAGATATAGCCGCTCATGTGGGTGCGGAAATTTTTTGGTTTCAGGAAGTTGGTTATATAGAAGTATTGCGACAAAGATTGTTAAGTCAAGGGAGTATATGGTTATTTATTGTGAGTTTGAGTACCGTTTATCTGTTAGGAAATCTAACTTTAGCCCAAAGGCTGAAATATACCCCTTTTTCTGATTCTATTCCCGTGGAGGAAATAAAAATTAGTCGAAGATTGATGAATTTTCTTAGTCCTCAATATCCCACAACTAATCAAGGTTCTCAATGGCATAACTATACCAATAAAATTAAATTACGATGGCTATTACCTTTAATATTAGGATTAATTTTTTTATTGTACTTAACATTAGCACACTATGGAAAAATTGCCCTCTCTTATTGGACAGATAATTTTAATCAATCCGGTTTATCAGTACCGTTGCTATTGCGGCCAGAGATAATTTTGCCATTGGGAAAAAAGATAATTTCTCAACCTTGGGATTTAGGATTATTTGGGGGATTATCTCTGGCTATATTAATTTATAGCAAATTTTTCCTCAGAGCGATCGCTATTATTTTGAGTCTGGGATTTGGATGGATACTGTCTCAGTATTGGTCAAAAATTCTTTTATCTTTTCATCCTATTCCCTTTGATCATGCTGAACCATTATTTGGCAAAGATATCAGTTTTTATATTTTCTTACTCCCTATCTGGGAACTTTTAGGATTTTGGTTAATAGGATTATCTTTATATGGCTTAATTAGCGTAATTCTTACATATTTATTATCAGCAAATAGTCTCACTCAAGCTAGTTTTCCAGGATTTTCTTCACCACAACTTCGCCATTTATCGGGCTTAATGGGCTGTTTAATGTTGGTAGTATCTTTAAATTATTGGCTCAGTCGTTATCAACTGCTTTATTCTGCTCGTGGAGTTAGTTATGGAGCTAGTTTTACTGATGTTAAAGCCCAATTACCAGCAGATACAATATTATGTGTTTTATCAGTAGTGATCGCTTTGTATTTATTATCTTTAACTATATTTTGGCCACAAAAATTTTCACATCATCGCTATCGCTGGGTAAGCTATATTTTAGGTATTTATCTAATCTTTATAGTCACAGGTAATTTTATTTTACCTATAACTGTACAAAAAATAATTGTTGAACCAAATGAATTAAAGAGAGAAAAACCTTATATTACCAGAAATATTGCCCTAACTCGGCAAGCATTTAATTTAGATGCCATTGATTCCCAAACATTTAACCCCATAGGAAAATTAACAGAAGCTGATATCAAAGCTAATGATTTAACAATTCGGAATATTCGTCTTTGGGATCAAGAACCATTACTAAAAACCAATCGGCAATTACAACAAATTCGTCCCTATTATCAATTTCCTGATGCTGATATTGATAGATATTTAATAAAAAGTAACGACAATCAAGAAAAACAACAGGTACTAATTGCAGCTAGAGAATTAAATTATCAAGATGTTCCTCCCCAAGCACAAACATGGGTAAACCGAAATATGATTTATACTCATGGTTATGGCTTTACCATGAGTCCCGTTAATACCGTTGCTGCTGGTGGATTACCAGAATATTTTGTCAAGGATATTAGCAAAAATGGTAGTGTTTTAAATACTTCTAGTCCAGATATTCGTGAAAGTATTCCCATTGGACAACCCAGAATTTATTACGGAGAAATTAGTGATACTCACGTCATGACTGGGACAAAAGTTAGAGAGTTAGATTATCCTAGTGGCAGTGATAATGTTTATAATAATTATGATGGATTAGGTGGTATCAAGATAAATTATTTATGGAAAAGATGGCTATTTTCCATATATTTGAAAGACTGGAGAATGCTATTTACACGAGATTTTTTACCAGAGACTAAAGTATTATTTCGTCGCAATATTAATCAAAGAATTCGAGCAATTGCCCCATTTTTAAAATTTGATAGCGATCCTTATTTAGTTGTGGTTGATGCTCAAAAAGACGATCAAAAACTACAATTTCCCGGACAAGAAAATTATCTTTATTGGATAGTTGATGCTTACACTACAAGCGATCGCTATCCCTATTCTGATACAGGTAAAGACGGTATCAACTATATTCGTAACTCCGTTAAAGTCGTTATTGATGCGAACAACGGCACAGTCAGATTTTACATTGCAGATCCTCAAGATCCATTAATTACTGCTTGGTCGAAAATATTTCCCCAAATGTTCCAACCTTTAGGGAATTTACCCCCCAATCTTCGTAGTCATCTTCGCTATCCAGTAGACTTTTTTAAAATTCAATCTGAACGCTTAATGATCTACCACATGACAGATCCTCAAGTATTTTACAACCGAGAAGATCAATGGCAAATTCCCAATGAAATTTATGGCAACGAAACCCGTAAAGTTGAACCCTACTATTTAATTACTAGTCTTCCCAACGTCTCTTTTGAAGAATTTATCCTCTTACTTCCCTACACACCCAAACAACGGACGAATTTAATTGCTTGGTTAGCAGCACGTTCTGACGGCGAAAATTATGGCAAATTACTGTTATATAACTTTCCTAAAGAACGCTTGATTTATGGACAAGAACAAATTGAAGCTAGAATTAATCAAGATCCAGTTATTTCTCAACAAATTTCCCTGTGGAATCGTCAAGGTTCCCGAGTAATTCAAGGTAATCTTTTAATAGTTCCCATTGAGCAATCTTTACTATATGTTGAACCAATTTATTTAGAAGCTACACAGAATAGCTTACCAACATTAGTTAGAGTAATTGTAGCCTATGAAAACCGCATCATCATGGCACGAACCTTAGAGCAAGCACTACAAGGAATCTTTCAACCAGAACTCGCACCACTACCACCCATTATTCGTCCCCTAGAAGAAGAACTACCTACTCGTTAA
- a CDS encoding cyclic nucleotide-binding domain-containing protein, with protein sequence MLTSVDRLLFVRQVPIFKELRDDFIVRLASVMNELSYPANYTIFQQGQEGRSLYILVSGRVKVHIGDTKLAEVDKGNYFGEMAVFDTQPRSAAITTLESCECLELTQEQLYDAIEETPEIAVNIIRELSRLIRKLNENIS encoded by the coding sequence ATGCTTACCAGTGTTGATCGGTTATTATTTGTAAGACAAGTCCCCATTTTTAAAGAACTGCGGGATGATTTCATTGTCAGGCTTGCTTCCGTAATGAATGAGTTATCCTACCCAGCTAATTATACAATCTTTCAGCAAGGACAAGAAGGGCGATCGCTGTATATATTAGTATCTGGTCGGGTAAAAGTCCATATTGGTGATACCAAGTTAGCAGAAGTTGATAAGGGAAACTACTTTGGTGAAATGGCGGTCTTTGATACTCAACCTCGTTCCGCGGCTATTACTACTTTAGAATCTTGTGAGTGTTTGGAACTTACCCAAGAGCAACTTTATGATGCTATTGAAGAAACTCCAGAAATTGCCGTGAATATTATTCGTGAGTTATCTCGTTTAATTCGGAAACTAAATGAAAATATTAGTTAA
- the gatB gene encoding Asp-tRNA(Asn)/Glu-tRNA(Gln) amidotransferase subunit GatB yields MTTATPVKTEYEAIIGLETHCQLSTNTKIFSNSSTAFGADPNTNIDPVCMGLPGVLPVLNAKVLEYAVKTGLALNCQIARYSKFDRKQYFYPDLPKNYQISQYDLPIAEHGWIEIELVDDAGNPNRKRIGITRLHMEEDAGKLVHAGSDRLSGSTYSLVDYNRAGIPLVEIVSEPDLRTGQEAAEYAQEIRRIVRYLGVSDGNMQEGSLRCDVNISVRPVGREQFGTKVEIKNMNSFSAIQKAIDYEIERQITAIESGEKIVQETRLWEEGSQRTSSMRIKEGSSDYRYFPEPDLAPIEVTQAELDSWLNQLPELPAYKRHHYENELGLSAYDTRVLTEDKPVADYFESAIAQGANPKAAANWITQDIAGYLNKQKLTISEIKLTAVNLADVITRIETGKISNGQAKEKLTDLLNGVSPEEAFAGQELISDRTILEAIVDEIIAANPQQVEKYRKGNTNLKGFFVGQVLKKTDKRAEPKLTNQLIEEKLNAPI; encoded by the coding sequence ATGACCACAGCTACACCTGTAAAAACTGAATACGAAGCGATTATTGGCTTAGAAACCCATTGTCAGCTCAGTACCAACACCAAAATTTTCTCCAACAGTTCTACTGCTTTTGGTGCTGACCCCAATACTAACATTGACCCAGTTTGTATGGGTTTACCAGGAGTTTTACCCGTACTGAACGCCAAAGTTCTCGAATACGCCGTGAAAACTGGTTTGGCGCTAAATTGTCAAATCGCTCGGTATAGTAAATTTGACCGCAAACAATATTTTTATCCTGATTTACCCAAAAATTACCAAATTTCGCAATATGATTTACCCATAGCCGAACATGGTTGGATAGAAATTGAATTGGTAGATGATGCAGGAAACCCCAATCGTAAACGGATTGGCATTACCCGCTTACACATGGAAGAGGATGCAGGAAAACTCGTACACGCAGGTAGTGATAGACTTTCTGGTTCTACCTATTCGCTTGTAGATTACAACCGCGCTGGTATTCCCTTGGTGGAAATTGTTTCTGAACCTGATTTGCGAACAGGACAAGAAGCCGCAGAATATGCTCAAGAAATACGCCGGATTGTCCGTTATCTTGGCGTTAGTGATGGAAATATGCAAGAAGGTTCTCTGCGTTGTGATGTGAATATTTCTGTGCGTCCAGTGGGACGAGAGCAATTTGGCACTAAGGTAGAAATTAAGAATATGAACTCCTTTAGTGCGATTCAAAAAGCAATTGATTATGAAATTGAACGTCAAATTACAGCCATTGAATCAGGAGAAAAAATTGTTCAAGAAACACGTCTGTGGGAAGAAGGTTCACAACGCACAAGTAGTATGCGGATAAAAGAGGGTTCTAGTGATTATCGTTACTTCCCAGAACCAGATTTAGCCCCCATTGAAGTCACCCAAGCAGAATTGGACTCATGGTTAAATCAATTACCAGAATTACCCGCCTATAAACGCCACCATTATGAAAATGAGTTGGGACTTTCTGCTTATGATACAAGGGTGTTAACTGAGGATAAACCAGTTGCAGACTATTTTGAAAGTGCGATCGCTCAAGGTGCAAATCCTAAAGCTGCGGCTAACTGGATTACTCAAGATATCGCTGGTTACTTAAATAAACAAAAACTCACCATTTCTGAAATTAAACTGACTGCTGTTAACTTAGCTGATGTGATTACTCGCATTGAAACTGGTAAAATCAGTAACGGACAAGCTAAGGAAAAACTCACAGATTTATTAAATGGTGTTTCTCCAGAGGAAGCTTTTGCGGGTCAAGAACTGATTTCAGATCGTACCATTCTTGAAGCGATCGTTGATGAAATCATCGCTGCTAACCCTCAACAAGTTGAAAAATATCGCAAAGGTAACACCAACCTTAAAGGCTTTTTTGTGGGACAAGTTCTCAAAAAAACAGACAAACGCGCAGAACCCAAACTCACAAATCAATTGATTGAAGAGAAACTCAATGCGCCAATTTAG